In Marmota flaviventris isolate mMarFla1 chromosome 17, mMarFla1.hap1, whole genome shotgun sequence, a single genomic region encodes these proteins:
- the Gosr2 gene encoding Golgi SNAP receptor complex member 2, protein MEPLYQQTHKQVHEIQSHMGRLETADKQSLHLVENEIQASIDQIFSHLERLEILSSKEPPNKRQNAKLRVDQLKYDVQHLQTALRNFQHRRYAREQQERQREELLSRTFTTNDSATTIPMDESLQFNSSLHNIHHGMDDLIGGGHSILEGLRAQRLTLKGTQKKILDIANMLGLSNTVMRLIEKRAFQDKYFMIGGMLLTCVVMFLMVQYLT, encoded by the exons GCAGGTCCACGAGATCCAGTCTCACATGGGACGCCTGGAGACGGCAGACAAGCAGTCTCTGCACT TAGTAGAAAATGAAATCCAAGCAAGCATAGACCAGATATTCAGCCATCTAGAACGTTTGGAGATTTTGTCCAGCAAGGAACCCCCTAACAAAAGACAGAATGCCAAACT TCGAGTTGACCAGTTAAAGTATGATGTCCAGCACCTGCAGACTGCTCTCAGAAACTTCCAGCACCGACGCTATGCCAGGGAGCAGCAGGAGAGACAGCGAGAGGAGCTTCTGTCTCGTACCTTCACCACTAAT GACTCTGCCACCACCATACCAATGGACGAATCACTGCAGTTTAACTCCTCCCTCCACAACATTCACCACGGCATGGATGACCTCATTGGAGGCGGGCACAGTATTCTGGAGGGACTGAGGGCCCAGAGACTGACCTTGAAG GGGACTCAGAAAAAGATCCTTGATATTGCCAACATGCTGGGCTTATCTAACACGGTGATGCGACTCATTGAGAAGAGGGCTTTCCAGGACAAGTACTTCATGATCGGCGGGATGCTGCTCACCTGTGTAGTCATGTTCCTCATGGTGCAGTACCTGACTTGA